AGTAGGAAGACTCACTGAGGAATTCTCCAGACTGTCTTACCTGACTCTCAGTGTGGGCGGCACTTTCTGGTACCAAACCCAGCTCCCATCACTGACTTGGGACCAGCAACCCAGGAGCCTTGCAGGtcttcagtgctggggtgggACTACTGAGCCACCCAGCCCAGTGAACTGTGCAATTACAGGGTTCTCTCCCTTGCCAGTGTGAGACAGGCCCTGAGGGACAACTCTAACTGCTGAGACACCTAGCCCAAGAAACTAACGGGTCCTCATCCTCTTAGGTGAGAGACAGCAGTTGTACTATACTGTGTAAGTTGatttaataacacacacacacacacacacacacacacacacacacacacacacgagtctgtatttatatttacattcatcctattgttctgtttctccagagGCACCCACTAACACAGTAGACTTAGGAACAAAGGGGACTCATTTCCTAGTCATCACTGACTATGGAACTGAAGGCATCTGGATGCCCACATAAGCATCCAAAGCTGTACCAAAGAACAAACGTGTAAGAAAACACTAATAAATGAGCTGAGGTTGCCAGTGGGGCCGATGGCTCTCAAGGTACCTTTAAGTCTTGAAAGCACTCATTCAGAAACAACTAACATGAAAAGAAATCAATTTAGAGAAATAATTATGCCTATGAGCTGAGAGCAGAGAAAATATTGGTGGAATTAAGTATAGAGGCATCCAAGAATACTAAGGCAAGTATGAATTTCTAGGGGAATCTCAGGAAATTGCTGAAAGCCAAAGTCTCTTTTGCTACCTCCATCCCCGTTTTATAGTACCTCTTAGCACTCAGTACTTTGGCTGTCTTGGAGTGGATGGACCACTTAATGATACAGgaaagagtatttttttaaatgttttatgaaaGCAAAATTCTTCTGATCTATAGTCTActccttaaaaaatatttattttattttattttttaagacagagtctcactatgtagccctggctggcctagaactcattatgtagaccgggctggacttaaactcagagttctgtctgtctctgcctcccgtgtgctgggattaaagatgggtgccaccacgcctggcttatttttactttatatgtatgagtattttgcttctGTGTATGTACATAGGCGTACCACATGCATGTTGTGCCTGAGGTCAGAAGGAGGTACTCAGTCTCCTGGGACCAGAGTTACAAATGAtgatgagccaccacatgggtgccgggaactgagcCCAAGTGCTCTAGAAaggaacaaatgctcttaactgctgggccatctctccagctcatacTTTGCCCGTTAAGAGGGCTGACTAAAAAATGAGCATCCAAACTGTTCCTCCCCAGAGTCTCCTATTGGAAAGTATTGATGCCACATTAGCAACCAACACTGTACCCAGACATGGGGTGGTGGGCAAAACCAAACCTGGGGGAGACTAGGGCTCCCACGTCCTCACCACCATCTTTCTATGAATATGTAGGCTTACCTTTTGCCACACCAACACCGTCCCTTTCCTGTACATCTGTGGCTCGTCATTGTAGTTGATGTGGAACTCAGAGAACAGGATCTCATTCTTGTCTGCTGTCACAGTTCCCTGAGGAAACGCGGAGAGAGGAAAAGTTCAGTCAGTCTTTCTCCTACACGCCCACCACCCAGGAGGATTGTTGGAGCTCATCGTACTGTTACTAATTGATTTTCATTTGAATTAAAATTCCAGTCAGTCTACCgctgagctataccccagcccCTGACATTCTAATCTAGGGGGGATTATTACTAGCCCCTGATATCCTAATCTAATCTAGATGTCTACATTCATCAAGTCCCCTTCTGCTGTAAACCCCAGTTGCACTGTCCAGACTACATTGGGTTTGCTAACAGTAAACAAGAACTCTGTATCTAAACTTGGTGTTAATGTTTCTTACTTGATTTCCAGGAAGAAAAAGCGGAGGAAGGCTATCTTTACCCTGCTAAGAGGAAGCCAATTCTGAGGTGGGCTCTAACGAGACATGGCTGCTGGCATTCCGACTGGTGTGAAGTCTCCACTACTGACAGTATTAGTAAAGACAACCATCTCAGTAATCACAAAGAAGGAGATCTATCAGGACCTGTCACAGTGCGTCACTCACTGGGGAACCAGTGACCCCACAGGCAACAGTGCCATCTCAGAAGAAGGCCAGTACTTACTCAGCACTTACTTCTCCATGGATTAATGCATCAAGGTTTGTTCTTTCTATAAACCTATGAGGTAAGAACTATTACTTCTAAATTTTACTGAGGTGGAAAGGATGCACAGAAGTATGGTTATTTGACTCCCAGAGCACTGACGGTCACTATACTCAGGGGTTCTAAACCTAAGAAGCAACAGGAGCCCAAGAGGACCTGGCATGAGGGAAGAGGCCGCGCAGGACTAAGGAGAGGAGCGCCTGCACCGGTTAAAGAGGGGAGCTAAGACGCAGTTGTAGCCAAGTGTAAGCACGCTGTCACAGCAGCCCAGGGGGAGTAATAATCCATCCCTGCTGACAGCAAGCAAGGCAAGAGCTTCTGCCACCGAGATCTCTAGTCTTTCAAAATGGACCTGTAAAGGAAGCTAAGGAACcacagagaacattccagaaatgtTATGAGAAACCAGCTGTGTTTCTGTCATAGGATCTTTATACCTTTAATCTCTCCTGGGCTTGGACTGGTGTTAGTCCAGACTGCTGGATAAGGGCCCAGAAAACTGTATTATAAAGATTATTGATGTGACCtgtgaggaaaacaaaataacatttatatatatactgAATCATagttatatataaacatatattattatgtattatagtatatatactttgttttatatatagacTATTTATGCTTCCAGGAACCCACAACCCAGCTTCTCTCCACTTTAGAGTACACAGATCTCAGAGACGTTCAGTGGCTTGCCCAGTCTGCCTACACAGGGAACAGATGGGCAAAGGGCTAGACATGTAAAACGTATTTCCTAAAGCCAGCTTCAAGTGGTCATTTCGGTAATGCCTTATGCAAATATGTTGACTTAAGTGTTCATTCTAGAAACATTTTCCAAGCTACCGGATTCAtactatttcatgtgtgtgtctctgtgagtttgtgtttCAAAGCAAAAAGGGAGCCGCCACCACACAGGCTCTGCATAAACTACGTGGAAATGCAAGACTGCCTTatctttagattttaaaaagcaaacaggagctggagaaatggttaaATGGGTAAGagttcttgctgtgcaagccagaggacctgagtttgggcaCAGCTACATGCACCTGGAACCCGAGAGCTGTTGGAGATAAGGAGGATCTCTGGGTGTGCTGGCTGCCAGACTTGCTCCAGGAATAAGGCAGagcagagtgacagagcaggacaccccacttcctcctctggcTCTACAACACTTGTAGAGGCAAGCACAGgtaagcacatgcatgcacacatacattcacatagaaacattcatttgcacacacacacacacagagcgcaAACAACTACAGGTCATTTTCCTGTAAAATCACCTAACTTTGCAAATATTGTTAACTAGTACATGAGAgcgagctgggtgtggtggcacacacactatTACACAGGCCTTTtagagctgaggcaggattggaagtcagcctgggctatagagaaaGACTATGAAGAgaaccccccacccctttttttttaatgcttggcTCCAAACAACATATCAATGAGCCCAACTTGTATCAGATCCACAGCTCTAATGTACAGATTTGGTGTGTGACTTGAACTGTGTCCATCATGCCACTTACAGTCTGCCTGCCGCCAACTGAGGTAGTCCTTCAAGGTCTGGTTGCTAGGATACAACACGACTCTTCCATCAAATCCTGGGGGATACAGAAGGGGCTGGTCCTCAAAGTAATCCGGCCAATAAAACACATAACTGGAGGCGAACTGGGAGGCCACGAGAGTCATGAACTTACTTGCAAAGGCAAGGCAGGTTGggtagaagaagggaagagaaagtgtTTGATATTAATTCGACACCAAGATAGGACCTGTGGGTGCAACAGAGAAATTACACaaactgtccaagcagccagaaGATAAAAGATATTCAGCTAAGACAAACTTTCAACATTCTGGCTGCATGTTTTGAATGTGGCCTGTCTCTATGTAAGTTActcactgtcttagtcagggttactattactgcaatgaaacaccatgaccaaaagcaacttgggcagaaatgggtttatttggcttacacttccacatcactgttcatcatcgaaggaagtcaggacaggaacccatgcagagcaggagcctggaggcaggggctgatgcaaaggccatggaggggcgctgcttactggctttctcaccATGGCTTGTTCAccctttcttacagaacccaggatcaccagcccagggatggcaccacccacaggaTCTGGGCTCTTCCActatcaatcactaactaagaaaatgcctgacaggcttgcctacagctggatcttctggaggcattttcttaattgaggttccttctcgGAGGCCTTAAGCTTGGagaaaactgacataaaactatccagcacactccAAATTTTCCTCCATAGGATGTAGTATAAATTTATGGTtcaagattttgttgtttttcttttagggtTTTGGTATTGTTTTCAGTCTTGGAAGAAACGGAACCAGTATTTCAAAAACATACCAATTCATCATATAATTTGATTCCTCTAAGAGTTTCAACATACTACCAAATTAAGTATCAAATTTATCTTCTTagttaaaagtttaaataatactttaatgCATGGAAAAAATGACACAGGCCAAGCTACCTATGAATCACtaattctctctttttctacTCTCTGTTTACAGTCTAAATAGTCAATGTAAGTCAGCCTGGGAGCTGGACTGATGAGATACAGATGGGAAAGAATCAGATAAAGAaagcatctgaaaaaaaaaaaaaaatagatagcaCAAGAATGCTCAGACCTCAATTGAAGGAAACAGCCAAAAGAGAAAATGTGCACTCTGTAGATGCAACATCACCTGAAATATTAAGCTCTCAGCTGTTATCAAGACAAACAGAAGAgcagagaacaggagaaaaaaCACCCTAATGGAGGGCTGGCTTTGAAACTCACCTGGCTCTTCTTTTAAACCAATTGCTTTTCTGCCTGAACACAAAGCTGTACTCATCACTCTGTCCATATGCAATCACAatgtcctccagctcctccattaCTGTCTGGGCACATTTGGTCATCAGATTGAGAGCTCGACTGTCATTAGGTTTTGCAAAGTTGTGCTTCTCAGCAAACCttcatagaagaaagagaagggcacAGACGGTGGAGAGTCTGTCATTACCACATCAGTTCACAGAGCACTTAAGAGAGGATGATGCCAAGCATGCTGCTAGCTACAGCTTAACATATTTCCTTGAGAActgcagcagagatggagaaatagctcagcaggtaaactgTCTTATAAATATGAAGACCAAGTTCTATCCCTGAATCATAAAAGGGGGGCGGTATTTCTGGCACCCACTTGTGATCCcaatgctggggaggtggagacaagaggattcctGGGACTAGATGACCACCAGGCTTGGTGAGTTCTAAGGAAGTttcatgagagaccttgtctcaaaaaagacaaggTGGGCAGGTATAAGGAGTGACACCCAAAAACTGAccacacacttacatacaaatAAGCACACACGAAAAAATTTGcaagtttttctttcttgcttttgacCAATTGACAAAAAGGGATACAACTGCTGGGCTTCAATTCACTTTCCTGGGACGTTCACCTTACTGGGTAGAGGATGTTACCTTATGTCCTGATGATTAATCCTATCATTAATCATAGTCCTGATGATTAGGAGATCAAGATGTAATTATGTCTGGCTCTTATTAAGTGCTCGGTACACATTATTATAGCTATATGGACGTATACAGTTAGAAAATAATAACTAGCAATAACGTAACACTTTATTGAAACTAAGTCCCCATCGGTttactttgtctctctctttttcccactGACTATAGTGCAGTCAGTCCGTGTAATAGGAAGCTGACAATGAGAAAGGGATAGACGATCAACTCCTGCCCACAGCTAGGCTTACGCAGGCCTCTCAACAGTCAGCcctcaaagaaaacagaagggtTGCACACTTGGCTGAAGTTTAAGTAGTGGCCCGGGAAGTGACTTTTCTCTCCGACAAATTTCTTGCAAACTTGTTTCTACTTAAGTAGCACGGCTCTTCACTAATTACACTATCTGGCTTCTTTTAAGTATCCCAGCCAGGGGGCAGCAAATTCTGACCGTAGCAAGCCCTTCCGGTGACGCTCAATGCTGAGTGCTCATTGGCTGCTGCGTTACCCCAGTAACTGGGAGCC
This Peromyscus leucopus breed LL Stock chromosome 8b, UCI_PerLeu_2.1, whole genome shotgun sequence DNA region includes the following protein-coding sequences:
- the Thg1l gene encoding probable tRNA(His) guanylyltransferase isoform X1: MDRVMSTALCSGRKAIGLKEEPGFDGRVVLYPSNQTLKDYLSWRQADCHINNLYNTVFWALIQQSGLTPVQAQERLKGTVTADKNEILFSEFHINYNDEPQMYRKGTVLVWQKVDEVKTQEIRLPEEMEGKKMTITRTRTRPLPLYCDLIGDAFWKEHPDILEEGN
- the Thg1l gene encoding probable tRNA(His) guanylyltransferase isoform X2, whose translation is MWPFNAAEIGSRLAATSVTLRRFLRLGVTMAKSKFEYVRDFEADDTCLPHCWVVVRLDGRNFHRFAEKHNFAKPNDSRALNLMTKCAQTVMEELEDIVIAYGQSDEYSFVFRQKSNWFKRRASKFMTLVASQFASSYVFYWPDYFEDQPLLYPPGFDGRVVLYPSNQTLKDYLSWRQADCHINNLYNTVFWALIQQSGLTPVQAQERLKGTVTADKNEILFSEFHINYNDEPQMYRKGTVLVWQKVDEVKTQEIRLPEEMEGKKMTITRTRTRPLPLYCDLIGDAFWKEHPDILEEGN